A genomic region of Bacillus marinisedimentorum contains the following coding sequences:
- a CDS encoding EcsC family protein yields the protein MLSSQEQNIISSIKEWEHKNRDYYPTDFENMYNAWMETGFGRIAPSVRQRFFNSLDAILFHLHAMIQGSQLQMDARNRILSSARIFDENIKDIHDMKELSIEQLSYIAEQQIAKHRVYSFAQGGVSGTGGILTLGLDVPALTALNLRAVQLIAMTYGYDVNYPREMMISLKVFHASTLPKHLQYEGWQQLKGEIENDGGTFWYEGEEDLTDETWMNEPLKQIAKILFLSMFRKKLIQGIPLLGMAAGAAMNYQLSRQVTEYAHRFYQLRHLHDTKGDIAEQ from the coding sequence ATGTTATCCAGCCAGGAACAAAACATCATTTCGTCCATTAAAGAGTGGGAGCATAAAAACCGGGATTATTATCCGACTGACTTTGAGAATATGTATAATGCCTGGATGGAAACGGGTTTCGGGCGAATTGCCCCTTCCGTCCGCCAGCGGTTTTTCAATAGCCTGGATGCCATCCTATTTCATTTACACGCGATGATCCAGGGTTCCCAGCTGCAGATGGATGCCAGAAACCGGATTCTGTCAAGTGCGCGTATTTTTGATGAAAATATAAAGGACATCCATGATATGAAGGAGCTCTCAATCGAACAGCTTTCATACATAGCAGAACAGCAAATTGCAAAGCATAGGGTTTATTCATTTGCACAGGGGGGCGTATCCGGAACTGGCGGCATTTTGACACTTGGCCTTGATGTTCCTGCTTTGACTGCCCTTAATTTACGGGCAGTCCAGCTGATTGCGATGACATACGGGTACGACGTCAATTACCCGCGCGAGATGATGATTTCCCTTAAAGTGTTTCACGCTTCCACATTGCCGAAGCATCTCCAATATGAAGGGTGGCAGCAGCTCAAAGGTGAAATTGAAAATGACGGCGGGACATTCTGGTATGAAGGTGAAGAGGATCTCACTGATGAAACATGGATGAATGAGCCGCTTAAACAGATTGCAAAAATATTATTCCTTTCGATGTTCAGAAAAAAGCTGATCCAGGGTATACCTCTTCTTGGAATGGCGGCCGGCGCAGCGATGAATTACCAGCTTTCGAGGCAAGTCACAGAATATGCCCACCGGTTTTATCAGCTGCGGCATTTGCATGACACGAAAGGGGACATAGCCGAGCAGTAA
- a CDS encoding MogA/MoaB family molybdenum cofactor biosynthesis protein, which translates to MSVHEHKAEAPDRVRCKVITVSDTRTKETDKSGKRMIEYLEENGHDVAAYEIVKDEPIPIRSAILDGCEDSRIDVILTNGGTGIAHRDVTIETVSQLLDKEMVGFGELFRMLSYTEDIGSAAILSRAIAGVAMHTAVFSTPGSSGAVKLAMEKLILPEISHVVRELRKDRV; encoded by the coding sequence ATGTCTGTACATGAACATAAAGCGGAAGCTCCAGATAGAGTCCGCTGCAAAGTCATCACTGTAAGTGATACAAGGACAAAAGAAACCGATAAGAGCGGGAAAAGGATGATCGAGTACCTTGAAGAAAACGGCCATGATGTAGCGGCTTATGAAATCGTTAAAGATGAACCGATTCCGATTCGTTCAGCCATACTTGACGGGTGTGAAGACAGCCGGATTGATGTCATCCTTACAAATGGTGGAACCGGTATCGCCCACCGTGATGTGACAATTGAAACCGTATCCCAGCTGCTTGATAAGGAAATGGTCGGATTCGGTGAACTGTTCCGCATGTTAAGTTACACAGAAGATATCGGATCGGCGGCCATTTTATCAAGGGCCATTGCGGGTGTCGCCATGCATACTGCCGTGTTCTCAACACCAGGCTCATCAGGTGCTGTGAAGCTGGCAATGGAAAAGCTTATTTTGCCTGAAATTTCCCATGTTGTACGGGAGCTTCGTAAAGATCGGGTGTAA
- a CDS encoding acetate kinase codes for MSNVLAINAGSSSLKFQLFVMPEEKVITKGLVERIGLENGIFTITVEGEKIKETTDIPDHAVAVKMLLDKLISHHIIASYDEIDGIGHRVVHGGEEFNDSILITDQILERIEAKSELAPLHNPANIVGVKAFKEILPEVPAVAVFDTAFHQTMPEQAYMYSLPYEYYEEYGIRKYGFHGTSHKYVTERAAELLGRPLEQLRLISCHLGNGASIAAVEGGKSIDTSMGFTPLSGLTMGTRSGDIDPALIPFIMEKTGKSAEEVLSVLNKKSGLLGVTGFSSDLRDIEEAVQEGNERAELALSLFAEHIHKYIGSYAARMHGVDAIIFTAGIGENSTVVRERVLRGLEFMGVYWDPSLNQTRGEEAFVNYPHSPVKVIVIPTNEEVVIARDAVKYGLNK; via the coding sequence ATGTCTAACGTTTTAGCGATCAATGCCGGAAGTTCTTCACTGAAGTTCCAACTGTTTGTCATGCCTGAAGAAAAAGTCATCACAAAAGGGCTTGTGGAACGGATCGGGCTTGAGAATGGTATTTTCACCATCACAGTCGAAGGTGAAAAAATAAAAGAAACAACAGATATTCCAGATCATGCAGTGGCAGTTAAAATGCTGCTTGATAAGCTGATCAGTCATCATATTATTGCGTCTTATGACGAAATTGACGGCATCGGCCACCGAGTTGTCCATGGCGGTGAGGAATTCAATGATTCTATACTGATTACAGACCAAATCCTTGAACGGATTGAAGCAAAAAGTGAACTTGCACCGCTTCACAATCCGGCAAATATTGTTGGAGTCAAAGCGTTCAAGGAAATTTTACCAGAAGTACCGGCAGTAGCGGTCTTTGATACGGCATTCCATCAAACAATGCCAGAACAGGCCTATATGTACAGCCTGCCGTACGAGTATTATGAAGAATACGGAATCCGCAAGTACGGCTTCCACGGGACTTCCCACAAGTATGTGACAGAGCGTGCGGCTGAACTTCTCGGACGTCCGCTTGAGCAGCTCCGCCTCATTTCCTGCCATCTTGGAAACGGTGCGAGTATTGCAGCAGTCGAAGGAGGCAAGTCCATTGATACGTCAATGGGATTCACACCGCTCTCCGGCCTGACAATGGGAACCCGTTCAGGTGATATCGATCCTGCGCTCATACCGTTTATTATGGAAAAGACCGGCAAGAGTGCTGAAGAAGTGCTATCTGTCTTAAACAAGAAAAGCGGTCTTCTCGGTGTGACAGGCTTCTCAAGCGACCTTCGTGATATCGAGGAAGCCGTGCAGGAAGGCAACGAGCGTGCGGAATTGGCGCTGAGCCTTTTTGCTGAGCACATTCATAAGTATATCGGTTCCTATGCGGCAAGAATGCATGGTGTAGATGCCATTATCTTCACAGCCGGAATCGGCGAGAACTCCACCGTTGTCCGCGAGCGCGTCCTGCGCGGCCTTGAGTTCATGGGCGTGTACTGGGATCCTTCCCTCAATCAGACACGCGGTGAAGAAGCGTTCGTCAATTACCCGCACTCACCAGTGAAGGTAATTGTCATCCCGACAAATGAAGAAGTCGTAATCGCCCGTGATGCGGTCAAGTACGGCTTAAATAAATAA